A genomic region of Paracholeplasma morum contains the following coding sequences:
- a CDS encoding IS3 family transposase, with amino-acid sequence QGRVYSSVKFEKTHQTYPITRSMSRAGTPTDNPVIESLIGWIKGDLKHYLKLHDFGDIKKAIEIYVDYFNHHRVAYRLDYLTPVEYRTIKGFN; translated from the coding sequence CAAGGTAGAGTTTATTCATCCGTTAAGTTTGAGAAGACACATCAAACATATCCAATCACCAGATCAATGAGTCGAGCAGGAACGCCTACAGATAATCCAGTCATTGAATCACTTATTGGATGGATCAAAGGTGATTTGAAACACTATCTAAAATTACATGACTTTGGTGATATCAAAAAAGCTATAGAAATCTATGTAGATTATTTTAATCATCATAGAGTAGCTTATCGATTAGATTACTTAACACCAGTTGAATATCGAACTATAAAAGGCTTTAATTAA